The following are from one region of the Actinoplanes sp. L3-i22 genome:
- a CDS encoding zf-HC2 domain-containing protein, translated as MTGWHADDALLSAYARGRLDRARAASVEQHLSGCARCRAGIAPYADPGLHSRAWADVVDVLQRPRQSLFEWILVGLGLSAPAARLATGASAARRAWVAGCVLVAAFALVARYTDGRVAIWFLTVAPLVPLTGVAAAYGPGTFPMHDIVSAAPYPRLRLVLLRCLPVLPMTAALLAVGGLALPGVTQAALWLLPGLALAVFGLVAERFVGARAAIAGLAVLWICVVTAARVSTGSVLSAFSPAVQMASLLVILVAVTAAVVGAGRARGLR; from the coding sequence ATGACCGGTTGGCACGCCGACGACGCCCTGTTGAGCGCGTACGCGCGGGGCCGCCTCGACCGGGCCAGGGCGGCCTCGGTCGAGCAGCACCTGTCCGGGTGCGCCCGCTGTCGCGCCGGCATCGCCCCGTACGCCGATCCGGGGTTGCATTCCCGGGCCTGGGCGGACGTCGTCGACGTGCTGCAGCGGCCCCGGCAATCGCTGTTCGAGTGGATCCTCGTCGGGCTGGGACTGTCCGCGCCGGCGGCCCGGCTGGCCACCGGGGCGTCGGCGGCGCGCCGGGCGTGGGTGGCCGGCTGTGTGCTGGTGGCCGCGTTCGCGCTGGTCGCGCGCTACACCGACGGGCGGGTGGCGATCTGGTTCCTCACCGTGGCGCCGCTGGTGCCGCTGACCGGGGTCGCCGCGGCGTACGGGCCGGGCACGTTCCCCATGCACGACATCGTCTCGGCGGCGCCCTATCCCCGGCTGCGGCTGGTCCTGCTGCGCTGCCTGCCGGTGCTGCCGATGACCGCGGCGCTGCTGGCGGTCGGCGGGCTGGCACTGCCGGGCGTGACCCAGGCGGCGCTGTGGCTGCTGCCCGGCCTGGCCCTGGCGGTCTTCGGGCTGGTCGCCGAGCGGTTCGTCGGGGCGCGCGCCGCGATCGCCGGGCTGGCCGTCCTCTGGATCTGTGTCGTGACGGCGGCGCGTGTCTCGACCGGCTCGGTGTTGAGCGCGTTCTCACCCGCCGTACAAATGGCGTCTTTGCTTGTCATTCTCGTCGCGGTGACCGCGGCCGTCGTCGGCGCCGGCCGGGCCCGGGGCCTGCGGTGA
- a CDS encoding ATP-binding cassette domain-containing protein — protein sequence MSGIRLTGVSKTYGRRRVLDGVSLAAGTGILGLLGPNGAGKTTLLRVLATVARADSGSVGLLGRDAADPPARADIRRRLGYVPQETGFPSGFTAFEYVDYVAILKEMTDRRTRHDEVRRVLAVMGLEQVARRRVRRLSGGTKRRLVIAQALLGDPRLLILDEPTISLDPEQRLRFRDTISALAEDRCVVVSSHQTEDVAAFCTRIVVLHEGRVRFDGAPRQLAATATGRVWIAARRDPGARLAWRTDDGRLRQVGTPPPHARLVRPLLEDGYLMLLDATRPSAAAASA from the coding sequence GTGAGCGGCATCCGGCTCACCGGCGTGAGCAAGACCTACGGGCGCCGCCGCGTGCTCGACGGCGTGTCGCTGGCGGCCGGCACCGGCATCCTCGGGCTGCTGGGGCCCAACGGCGCCGGCAAGACCACCCTGCTGCGGGTGCTCGCCACGGTGGCCCGGGCCGACTCCGGCAGTGTCGGACTGCTCGGCCGCGACGCCGCCGACCCACCGGCGCGGGCCGACATCCGCCGGCGCCTGGGCTACGTGCCCCAGGAGACCGGCTTCCCGAGTGGCTTCACCGCCTTCGAGTACGTCGACTACGTGGCGATCCTCAAGGAGATGACCGACCGGCGCACCCGGCACGACGAGGTGCGCCGGGTGCTGGCCGTGATGGGCCTGGAGCAGGTCGCCCGCCGGCGCGTCCGGCGGCTCTCCGGCGGCACGAAACGCCGCCTGGTGATCGCGCAGGCCCTGCTCGGCGATCCCCGGCTGCTGATCCTCGACGAGCCGACCATCAGCCTCGACCCGGAGCAGCGGCTACGGTTCCGCGACACGATCTCCGCGCTCGCCGAGGACCGGTGCGTGGTCGTGTCCAGCCACCAGACCGAGGACGTCGCGGCGTTCTGCACCCGGATCGTGGTGCTGCACGAGGGCCGGGTGCGTTTCGACGGGGCCCCGCGACAGCTCGCCGCCACCGCGACCGGACGGGTGTGGATCGCCGCCCGGCGCGACCCCGGCGCCCGGCTCGCCTGGCGCACCGACGACGGCCGGCTGCGCCAGGTCGGCACCCCGCCGCCGCACGCCCGGCTGGTGCGGCCGCTGCTGGAGGACGGCTACCTGATGCTCCTCGACGCGACGCGGCCCTCCGCGGCGGCGGCGAGCGCATGA
- a CDS encoding helix-turn-helix transcriptional regulator: protein MDNRDEVRAFLTSRRAKVSPEQAGIPAYGSRRVAGLRRGEVAALAGVSVEYYTRLERGNLAGVSDSVLDAVARALRLDDTETTHLHHLARAAGPTPARLRTRRDRVPEIRPAVRRVLDSMTGVPAFLRNHRFDLLAANPLGQALYAPMYTAGATPAVNSMRFNFLNPQAQAFYPDWPQVAQSAVAALRIAAARHPDDQQLMNLIGELSRRSEPFRGWWATQDVYVHRHGVKRFRHPAVGELELAFEGFELAGEDNLTLLTYSAEPGTPSGDALELLAAWAATQDSVPA from the coding sequence ATGGACAACCGCGACGAGGTACGGGCGTTCCTCACCTCCCGCCGGGCCAAGGTCAGCCCCGAACAGGCCGGCATCCCCGCCTACGGCAGCCGCCGCGTCGCCGGACTACGCCGCGGCGAGGTCGCCGCCCTCGCCGGAGTCAGCGTCGAGTACTACACCCGCCTGGAACGCGGCAACCTCGCCGGCGTCTCCGACAGCGTCCTGGACGCCGTGGCCCGCGCGCTACGCCTCGACGACACCGAGACCACCCACCTGCACCACCTCGCCCGCGCCGCCGGCCCCACCCCCGCCCGGCTGCGGACCCGCCGCGACCGGGTACCCGAGATCCGCCCAGCCGTACGCCGCGTGCTGGACTCGATGACCGGGGTTCCCGCGTTCCTGCGCAACCACCGCTTCGACCTGCTGGCCGCCAACCCCCTCGGGCAGGCCCTCTACGCACCGATGTACACCGCCGGCGCGACACCGGCAGTGAACTCGATGCGATTCAACTTCCTGAACCCGCAGGCCCAGGCGTTCTACCCGGACTGGCCGCAGGTCGCTCAGTCCGCCGTCGCCGCGCTGCGCATCGCCGCCGCCCGGCACCCCGACGACCAGCAGCTGATGAACCTGATCGGCGAGCTGTCCAGGCGCAGCGAGCCGTTCCGTGGCTGGTGGGCGACCCAAGACGTCTACGTACACCGGCACGGCGTCAAACGCTTCCGCCACCCGGCCGTCGGCGAACTGGAACTGGCCTTCGAGGGCTTCGAGCTGGCGGGCGAGGACAACCTGACGCTGCTGACCTACTCCGCCGAGCCCGGCACCCCCTCCGGCGACGCTCTGGAACTGCTCGCCGCCTGGGCCGCCACCCAGGACAGCGTCCCGGCCTGA
- the hpaD gene encoding 3,4-dihydroxyphenylacetate 2,3-dioxygenase — MPESEAPDIVRAAYAELVVTDLAASRWFWVDMLGLVVSAEQSDALYLRGHDELTHHSLVLRAGGRPAAAAIAYRVRSAADLDRAQAFFTERGCAVRRRPAGATAGVGEAVRVVDPLGFTVEFFHGIDRAERLIQRYDLHRGAHLARLDHFNLVVPDIPAAYAHYASLGFGCSETIEDEHQMFAAWMFRKQTVHDVAFTAGAGPRLHHLGFATHESHHVLTTCDLFGAVGKQRHIERGPGRHGVSNAFYVYLRDPDGHRIEIYTSDYFTGDPDHETYRWSVHDERRRDYWGNAVIPSWYAEATTVLDLDAREQPLTDLTGGPSEIQVGADGLGPITRR, encoded by the coding sequence ATGCCCGAGTCCGAAGCGCCCGACATCGTCCGCGCCGCCTACGCCGAACTGGTCGTGACCGACCTGGCCGCCAGCCGCTGGTTCTGGGTCGACATGCTCGGCCTGGTCGTCTCCGCCGAGCAGAGCGACGCCCTCTACCTGCGCGGACACGACGAGCTGACGCACCACAGCCTGGTGCTGCGGGCCGGCGGGCGCCCGGCCGCGGCGGCGATCGCGTACCGGGTCCGCTCGGCCGCCGACCTGGACCGGGCGCAGGCCTTCTTCACCGAGCGCGGGTGTGCGGTGCGGCGCCGCCCGGCCGGGGCGACCGCCGGCGTCGGCGAGGCGGTCCGGGTGGTCGACCCGCTCGGGTTCACCGTGGAGTTCTTCCACGGCATCGACCGGGCCGAACGCCTGATCCAGCGCTACGACCTGCACCGGGGCGCGCACCTGGCCCGGCTGGACCACTTCAACCTGGTCGTGCCGGACATCCCGGCCGCCTACGCGCACTACGCGTCGCTGGGTTTCGGCTGCTCGGAGACGATCGAGGACGAGCACCAGATGTTCGCCGCCTGGATGTTCCGCAAACAGACCGTCCACGACGTCGCGTTCACCGCCGGCGCCGGGCCGCGGCTGCACCACCTCGGGTTCGCCACCCACGAGAGCCACCACGTGCTGACCACCTGCGACCTGTTCGGCGCCGTCGGGAAGCAGCGGCACATCGAACGCGGGCCCGGCCGGCACGGCGTCTCGAACGCCTTCTACGTCTATCTGCGTGACCCCGACGGGCACCGGATCGAGATCTACACCAGCGACTACTTCACCGGGGACCCGGACCACGAGACGTACCGGTGGAGCGTGCACGACGAACGCCGCCGCGACTACTGGGGGAACGCGGTGATCCCGTCCTGGTACGCCGAGGCGACCACCGTGCTGGACCTCGACGCCCGCGAGCAGCCGCTGACCGACCTGACCGGCGGCCCATCCGAGATCCAGGTCGGCGCCGACGGCCTCGGCCCGATCACCCGGCGCTGA
- the hpaE gene encoding 5-carboxymethyl-2-hydroxymuconate semialdehyde dehydrogenase, with translation MTRPDGLPAQILHFIDGKQVPSIGGASFDNPHPVTGQPYCTVAAGGPEDVAAAVRAARAAFTDGTWPGLLPRARARVLHAIADAIESRDDRIAELEAWDTGLPITQARGQAHRAAENFRFFADLVVGLHEDAFRVGDEQLSYVVRQPKGVAGLITPWNTPFMLATWKLAPSLAAGCTVVLKPAEWTPLSASLLPQIMTEAGVPDGVFNIVHGLGEQAGAALVAHPDVPLISFTGETTTGQVIMRGAAEHLKALSMELGGKSPCVIFADADLDRALDGAVFGVFSLNGERCTAGSRILVERSIYDDFVARLGQRARDVTVGAPGDPATQLGALVHRDHFARVMSYVEIGLAEGARLIAGGGRPAHLAEGNYLGATVFADVTPQMRIFQEEIFGPVVCVTPFADEAEAIALANHTRYGLAAYVWTGDLRRGHRVARAIQSGMAWLNSHNVRDLRTPFGGVKDSGLGHEGGHHSIDFYTDQRVIHVAVGDPRTPRFGVRAD, from the coding sequence GTGACCCGGCCCGACGGCCTGCCCGCGCAGATCCTGCACTTCATCGACGGCAAGCAGGTGCCCAGCATCGGCGGGGCCAGCTTCGACAATCCGCATCCGGTGACCGGCCAGCCCTACTGCACGGTGGCCGCCGGCGGGCCCGAGGACGTGGCGGCCGCGGTGCGCGCCGCCCGCGCCGCCTTCACCGACGGCACCTGGCCCGGGCTGCTGCCCCGCGCCCGGGCCCGGGTGCTGCACGCGATCGCCGACGCCATCGAGTCGCGCGACGACCGGATCGCCGAGCTCGAGGCGTGGGACACCGGGCTGCCGATCACCCAGGCCCGCGGTCAGGCGCACCGCGCGGCGGAGAACTTCCGCTTCTTCGCCGATCTGGTCGTCGGCCTGCACGAGGACGCCTTCCGGGTCGGCGACGAGCAGCTCAGCTACGTGGTGCGCCAGCCGAAGGGGGTGGCCGGGCTGATCACCCCGTGGAACACGCCGTTCATGCTGGCGACCTGGAAACTCGCGCCCAGCCTGGCGGCCGGCTGCACGGTCGTGCTCAAACCGGCCGAGTGGACCCCGCTGTCGGCGAGCCTGCTGCCGCAGATCATGACCGAGGCCGGGGTGCCCGACGGCGTGTTCAACATCGTCCACGGCCTCGGCGAGCAGGCCGGCGCGGCCCTGGTCGCACACCCGGACGTCCCGCTGATCTCGTTCACCGGCGAGACCACCACCGGGCAGGTCATCATGCGCGGCGCCGCCGAGCACCTCAAGGCGCTGTCGATGGAGCTCGGCGGCAAGTCACCCTGCGTGATCTTCGCCGACGCCGACCTGGACCGGGCCCTGGACGGCGCGGTCTTCGGGGTCTTCTCGCTCAACGGGGAACGCTGCACCGCCGGCTCGCGGATCCTGGTCGAACGCTCGATCTACGACGACTTCGTGGCCCGGCTCGGGCAGCGCGCCCGCGATGTGACGGTCGGCGCGCCGGGCGACCCGGCGACCCAGCTGGGTGCGCTCGTGCACCGCGACCACTTCGCGCGCGTGATGTCGTACGTCGAAATCGGTCTTGCCGAAGGCGCCCGGCTGATAGCCGGCGGCGGCCGGCCGGCGCATCTGGCCGAGGGCAACTACCTCGGCGCGACCGTGTTCGCCGACGTCACACCCCAGATGCGGATCTTCCAGGAGGAGATCTTCGGGCCGGTGGTCTGCGTGACCCCGTTCGCGGACGAGGCCGAGGCGATCGCGCTGGCCAACCACACCCGCTACGGGCTGGCCGCCTACGTCTGGACCGGCGACCTGCGGCGCGGGCACCGGGTGGCCCGGGCCATCCAGTCCGGCATGGCGTGGCTCAACAGCCACAACGTGCGGGACCTGCGCACCCCGTTCGGCGGCGTCAAGGACAGCGGCCTGGGTCACGAGGGCGGGCACCACAGCATCGACTTCTACACCGACCAGCGGGTGATCCACGTCGCGGTCGGCGATCCGAGGACACCCCGGTTCGGCGTGCGCGCCGACTGA
- the dapA gene encoding 4-hydroxy-tetrahydrodipicolinate synthase, which produces MKFRSDPSTVRGSFSALVTPFAATGELDHDSLAALVRWQLESGTHGVSIGGSTGEPSAQSVAERIAAMRTTALIVDDRVPFLPGTGSAKLDETLELTAAARDLGADLCLVITPYYARPTQEGLYRWYATICAEFPDLPIVAYNVPVRTAVEIDPATLARLRRDHDNFAGVKETTKDFEHFSYVLYRCGRDFLVWSGVELLCLPLLALGGSGFISALSNLAPAASARMYQRWVAGDHDGARDLHYALHPLVSLLFVETNPAPAKHVLHRWGRIASAHVRAPLAPVSEAAAERIGALLADAGALLDPGTGIPRPEGARP; this is translated from the coding sequence GTGAAATTCCGATCAGACCCATCGACGGTACGGGGTTCGTTCAGCGCCCTGGTCACCCCGTTCGCCGCCACCGGTGAACTCGACCACGACAGTCTCGCCGCGCTGGTGCGCTGGCAGCTGGAGTCCGGCACCCACGGCGTGTCGATCGGCGGGTCGACCGGCGAGCCCAGCGCGCAGTCGGTCGCCGAACGCATCGCCGCCATGCGCACCACGGCACTCATCGTCGACGACCGGGTGCCGTTCCTGCCCGGCACCGGCTCGGCCAAGCTGGACGAGACGCTCGAGCTCACCGCGGCCGCCCGCGACCTGGGCGCCGACCTCTGCCTGGTGATCACGCCGTACTACGCGCGCCCCACCCAGGAGGGCCTCTACCGCTGGTACGCCACGATCTGCGCGGAGTTCCCCGACCTGCCGATCGTCGCCTACAACGTGCCGGTGCGCACCGCCGTCGAGATCGACCCGGCGACGCTGGCCCGGCTGCGCCGCGACCACGACAACTTCGCCGGCGTCAAGGAAACCACCAAAGACTTCGAGCATTTCTCGTACGTGTTGTACCGGTGCGGCCGTGACTTCCTGGTCTGGTCCGGCGTCGAACTGCTGTGCCTGCCGCTGCTGGCCCTGGGCGGCAGCGGCTTCATCAGCGCGCTGAGCAACCTGGCTCCGGCGGCGAGCGCCCGGATGTACCAGCGATGGGTCGCCGGCGACCACGACGGCGCCCGCGACCTGCACTACGCGCTGCACCCGCTGGTGTCGCTGCTGTTCGTCGAGACCAACCCGGCCCCGGCCAAACACGTCCTGCACCGGTGGGGACGCATCGCGTCCGCGCACGTCCGGGCCCCGCTGGCACCGGTGAGCGAGGCCGCCGCCGAGCGCATCGGCGCCCTGCTCGCCGACGCGGGCGCCCTGCTCGACCCGGGCACCGGCATCCCCCGGCCGGAAGGAGCGCGCCCGTGA
- a CDS encoding fumarylacetoacetate hydrolase family protein, whose protein sequence is MSAGHPLGLAPSKIIAVHLNYRSRAAERGRTPSQPSYFLKPPSSLSGHGAVIERPDGCRLMAFEGEIALVIGRSARRVAPEQAMAHIGWLAAANDAGVYDLRYADRGANLRFKGADGFTPVGPVLVDPAGVDLADLRLRTWVNGTLVQDATTAELIFPVEQLVADLSRLTTLEAGDIILTGTPAGASVVEPGDTVEVELGTTGRLANLIVDAGEPLAVYGAMPRCTEADRADAYGGARDSADPPALDERTAALLNSVSTATLSSVLRTRGLQHMFVEGLRPARPDLRMLGTAHTLQYLPLREDLFADRGAGMNAQKRAVEQIGPGQVLVIGARGEAGSGTIGDILALRALRRGAAGIVTDGGLRDSPSFAGLDLPTYHGPAHAAVLGRRHVPWAVGVAVACGGVLVEPGDVLVGDAEGVVVIPPGIAGNVAAEASELERQERFIHEQVAAGASIEGLYPLGPARRAQYQAWVDAGEKETR, encoded by the coding sequence GTGAGCGCCGGGCATCCGCTGGGCCTGGCCCCTTCCAAGATCATCGCCGTGCACCTGAACTACCGGAGCCGGGCGGCCGAGCGGGGCCGGACCCCGTCGCAGCCGTCGTACTTCCTCAAGCCGCCCTCGTCGCTGTCCGGGCACGGCGCGGTGATCGAGCGGCCCGACGGCTGCCGGCTGATGGCCTTCGAGGGCGAGATCGCGCTGGTGATCGGACGATCCGCCCGCCGGGTCGCGCCCGAGCAGGCGATGGCGCACATCGGGTGGCTCGCCGCCGCCAACGACGCGGGCGTCTACGACCTGCGCTACGCCGACCGGGGCGCGAACCTGCGCTTCAAGGGCGCGGACGGCTTCACCCCGGTCGGCCCGGTGCTGGTCGACCCGGCCGGCGTCGACCTGGCCGACCTGCGGCTGCGGACCTGGGTCAACGGCACGCTCGTGCAGGACGCGACCACCGCCGAGCTGATCTTCCCGGTCGAGCAGCTGGTCGCCGACCTGTCCCGGCTGACCACCCTGGAGGCCGGCGACATCATCCTGACCGGGACGCCGGCCGGGGCCTCCGTGGTGGAACCGGGCGACACCGTCGAGGTGGAGCTGGGCACGACCGGGCGGCTGGCCAACCTGATCGTCGACGCCGGCGAGCCGCTGGCCGTCTACGGCGCGATGCCCCGGTGCACCGAGGCGGACCGGGCCGACGCGTACGGCGGCGCCCGGGACAGCGCGGATCCACCGGCGCTGGACGAGCGGACCGCGGCGCTGCTCAACAGCGTCTCGACGGCCACCCTGTCGTCGGTGCTGCGCACCCGCGGCCTGCAGCACATGTTCGTCGAAGGGCTCCGCCCGGCCCGCCCGGACCTGCGCATGCTGGGCACCGCCCACACGCTGCAGTACCTGCCGCTGCGCGAGGACCTGTTCGCCGACCGGGGCGCCGGGATGAACGCGCAGAAACGCGCGGTCGAGCAGATCGGCCCCGGGCAGGTGCTGGTGATCGGCGCGCGCGGCGAGGCCGGTTCCGGCACGATCGGCGACATCCTCGCGCTGCGGGCGCTGCGCCGCGGCGCGGCCGGCATCGTCACCGACGGCGGCCTGCGCGACAGCCCGTCGTTCGCCGGGCTCGATCTGCCCACCTATCACGGCCCGGCGCACGCGGCGGTGCTCGGGCGCCGGCACGTGCCGTGGGCCGTCGGCGTCGCCGTGGCCTGCGGCGGGGTGCTGGTCGAGCCGGGCGACGTCCTGGTCGGCGACGCCGAGGGTGTGGTGGTGATCCCGCCCGGCATCGCCGGCAACGTCGCCGCCGAGGCGAGCGAGCTGGAACGCCAGGAACGCTTCATCCACGAGCAGGTCGCGGCCGGGGCGTCGATCGAGGGCCTGTACCCGCTGGGACCGGCCCGCCGGGCGCAATACCAAGCCTGGGTCGACGCCGGTGAGAAGGAGACGCGGTGA